In the genome of Candidatus Nanopelagicales bacterium, one region contains:
- a CDS encoding winged helix-turn-helix transcriptional regulator, translating into MADNPATQPVQGPTPSRTWTFLTNHGHVLVCLSRDPDARIRDVAARVGITERAAQGILTELEADGYVTKIKRGRRNRYRIHPELAFRHPEESNRSVGELLQIFDR; encoded by the coding sequence ATGGCCGACAACCCGGCGACACAGCCGGTTCAAGGACCGACGCCGAGCCGAACCTGGACGTTTCTGACCAATCACGGTCACGTTTTGGTGTGCCTCAGCCGTGATCCAGACGCCCGGATCCGCGATGTAGCAGCTCGGGTTGGCATCACTGAGCGAGCCGCCCAGGGGATCCTCACCGAACTCGAGGCCGACGGCTACGTCACCAAGATCAAACGGGGGCGCCGCAATCGCTACCGCATCCACCCGGAACTGGCATTCCGGCACCCGGAGGAATCCAACCGATCGGTCGGCGAACTTCTGCAGATCTTCGACCGCTAG
- a CDS encoding DUF2254 domain-containing protein, whose translation MNWIVRLRERFWAVPALLCLAGVILAEVMVTIDQHFRFDQGSFGGAFFRASASGGQNLLTAIASSLLTVTATTFSITIAVLALTSSTYGPRLIRNFMTDRGNQVVLGAFLGSFLYALLVLRSVRAGGDSAITDQFVPQLSMNVAVVLMVIDIALLVYFINHISESIQIGTLSGRLRAEFIRSATHLYPEQGVDRADLPDDAPPTPVLDESDCDRIQAKSAGYVLYVNLDKVIAVADEADAVIVLSVRPGEHVIDGDTLALAQPADALSESQRKDVEKAISVGPERTPNQDIEHALQQSSEMAIRAISPGVNDPITAQNSLDDLTAGLALMASKAPPSMQRFNEAGHLRVIAPRVDVGDLIANLFADLRAYATRAPGVMRRALQLATKVGDCAVDGAVRLQLAQEVDQLVEAYAHAQPPDAELAAFRHLAQETAAGLRGQQSDPN comes from the coding sequence ATGAACTGGATTGTGCGCCTTCGTGAACGGTTCTGGGCCGTGCCAGCTCTGTTGTGTCTGGCGGGGGTGATCCTCGCCGAGGTTATGGTGACGATCGACCAGCACTTCCGGTTCGATCAGGGGTCATTCGGGGGGGCGTTCTTCCGGGCGAGCGCATCCGGTGGCCAGAATTTGTTGACGGCCATTGCCAGTTCACTGTTGACGGTCACGGCGACAACCTTCTCCATCACGATCGCGGTGCTGGCGCTGACGTCGTCCACCTATGGCCCACGGCTGATCCGCAACTTCATGACCGATCGCGGTAACCAGGTGGTACTGGGCGCGTTCCTCGGATCGTTCCTCTACGCCCTGTTGGTGCTCCGCTCGGTTCGCGCGGGAGGAGACTCGGCAATCACCGACCAGTTTGTCCCGCAGCTCTCGATGAATGTGGCTGTGGTGTTGATGGTCATCGACATCGCGTTGCTGGTTTACTTCATCAACCACATCAGCGAATCAATCCAGATCGGCACCTTGTCCGGGCGGCTCCGGGCGGAGTTCATCCGAAGCGCCACGCACCTCTACCCCGAGCAAGGCGTGGATAGGGCAGACCTGCCTGACGACGCCCCACCGACCCCTGTGCTCGACGAATCGGACTGTGATCGCATCCAGGCAAAGTCTGCGGGCTACGTCCTGTACGTCAATCTGGACAAGGTAATCGCCGTTGCCGATGAGGCGGACGCGGTAATTGTCCTGTCGGTGCGACCGGGTGAACACGTGATCGATGGTGACACGCTCGCGCTGGCGCAGCCCGCCGATGCCCTGTCAGAGTCTCAACGGAAGGACGTCGAGAAAGCCATCTCCGTGGGCCCGGAACGCACACCCAACCAAGACATCGAGCATGCGCTGCAACAGTCGTCCGAGATGGCCATCCGCGCGATATCACCCGGCGTGAACGACCCGATCACCGCGCAGAACTCTCTCGATGATCTGACCGCTGGTTTGGCGCTGATGGCCAGCAAAGCGCCGCCGTCTATGCAACGGTTCAACGAGGCTGGCCACCTGCGCGTCATCGCGCCCCGCGTGGATGTCGGCGATCTGATCGCCAACCTGTTTGCCGATCTACGTGCGTATGCAACCAGGGCGCCGGGTGTCATGCGGCGCGCGTTGCAACTGGCTACCAAGGTGGGGGATTGCGCGGTGGATGGGGCGGTCCGTCTTCAGCTAGCGCAGGAGGTTGATCAGTTGGTGGAGGCCTACGCCCATGCCCAGCCGCCCGACGCGGAGTTGGCTGCGTTCCGGCACCTGGCCCAGGAGACAGCCGCCGGTTTGCGCGGCCAACAGAGCGACCCGAACTAG
- a CDS encoding PPOX class F420-dependent oxidoreductase, producing the protein MNELDRLSESKYISISTTRKNGEKIATPVWVTREGNALYVITGADSGKVKRIRNNPHVEVAPCDARGRLKGDVVAGTVEILDADGTEEVRSRVSKRFGLMYKVLTLMEKVRGSGDGRVGLKITVDSRSS; encoded by the coding sequence ATGAACGAACTCGACCGCCTCAGCGAGAGTAAATACATCTCCATCAGCACCACCCGCAAGAATGGAGAGAAGATCGCGACCCCGGTCTGGGTCACCCGCGAAGGGAACGCCCTCTACGTCATTACTGGTGCGGACTCCGGCAAGGTCAAGCGGATTCGTAACAACCCGCACGTCGAAGTCGCACCCTGCGACGCTCGCGGACGACTCAAGGGTGACGTTGTGGCGGGCACAGTCGAAATCCTCGACGCGGACGGCACCGAAGAGGTCCGCTCGCGGGTGTCAAAACGCTTTGGCCTCATGTACAAGGTGCTCACGCTCATGGAGAAGGTCCGCGGATCCGGTGATGGTCGGGTCGGCCTCAAGATCACCGTCGACTCGCGCAGTTCGTAG
- a CDS encoding DUF2309 family protein, with the protein MSILKWARSSAVVLFALAVLTGVALLFTEPLQVGFNVTPGIDIGLRFDVLSVILLAFVASICWLVATYSIRNLAGQERIGRFGALLMTATASLALLVTGASLPVIALGWTVSGWVLSRLVLHTNNDRSRRAAGLVARRMLLSDALLWVGVVVAIALLPTVNRAEFTSVDFTAGSATVVALLLAAAAIVRSGLFPLQGWLPETAEAPSPVSAFLHAGIVNGAGILGALAWPLFRAAPAVLLGLVLVGIASVAIGTWAARVRSDVKGQLACSTTAQMGYMTIQLGVGLPAAAIAHLIAHGYYKAWLFLRAGGAVTRARSRSRVAVTRSRKTDAVAVGVSAITVAIGAAIAAPAAVWSVSSLGSTALLPLLLALATAVVGVVAVLRSARSSALVVAMVAGAAGLAVGTYQWLLFGWEGLLASSIPLGAAWSSAVGILLLAVVALAAIGIAIGAQWITSRPAGVLAVRVGATALAPHTRKWIGVAAWPTTAASDRTSAEQSSVIAIDTVQALVEATAAVCAPNWPLRTFVAANPMAPFERFPFPEAARIAGQRYGANAYLPLPSYAALHASGRISEASLQQAVNDHRAARGESTGAVPDPALVAQLIARAAASGRAASAQREPTRTRLVDGLSVRSSGAALGDLVAEHAAIWCQRAWAAAQAGETDPFRLWRTAAATPAYDRAVGVRGVSELVAQLPTDPAAALVVLLDKTGLPANCLFDYVCDLLLAGPGWAAHAHWRGREAGTNDALVSLIALRCALDVFVAGTAAGGSARLDQHHPHGAESLIEPDSLTPMTDWMDDAQIWQAALESTYRNELVSQLRGQVDRASGAQHGDATGRPDAQLMFCIDVRSERFRRAIESTSGDYRTFGFAGFFGAALQYQPEPGISFDQCPVLIKPSHVIRGNGASVDSFRSTVRTAVLATTSAPVTPLLVAEAAGLLSGVASLCQTVLPRRWNHLMTQWGAVTDRWGSQPLTESRGTQADESGLPIGLDTDARVALAAGALGAIGLVDSFAPLIVVCAHAATTENNAFAAGYDCGACGGNGGHVNARTLVDAINDREVRRRLADQGIQIPDDTVAIAAAHNTTTDVVELDPAYVPNPQHREQVARLVRDLGAARESALVERLPLLPHSQTPGRTVSARAASVERRALDWSQPFPEWGLAGNAAFVIGPRALTSNLDLAGRVFLHSYNPDLDPNNDILATLLTAPAVVTQWINSQYYFSSVDPQRFGAGDKTTHNVVGDVGVVSGAHGDLKLGLPWQAAFSADPRYNEGTGMHEPLRLLIVAWASPAAVSSVIADHANLQDLFANGWASLAAIDPPTGQVWRLTPSLQWRPWVESNDAAAVIS; encoded by the coding sequence ATGTCGATATTGAAGTGGGCACGTTCCAGTGCCGTCGTCTTGTTCGCACTCGCTGTCCTCACGGGGGTCGCACTCCTATTCACAGAACCCCTGCAGGTTGGATTCAACGTCACGCCCGGGATTGACATCGGCCTACGGTTCGATGTCCTCAGCGTGATCCTGCTTGCCTTCGTGGCGTCCATTTGTTGGCTCGTCGCCACCTACTCGATCCGCAATCTGGCCGGACAGGAACGTATCGGCCGATTCGGCGCCTTGCTTATGACGGCAACGGCATCCCTCGCGCTGCTTGTGACAGGGGCGAGCCTGCCGGTCATTGCGCTTGGGTGGACCGTCAGCGGCTGGGTACTCAGTCGACTAGTGCTGCACACCAACAACGATCGTTCCCGTCGGGCTGCGGGCCTGGTCGCTCGACGGATGCTGCTTTCCGATGCGCTGTTGTGGGTCGGAGTCGTTGTCGCGATCGCGTTGCTGCCGACCGTCAACCGAGCTGAGTTCACCAGCGTCGACTTCACTGCCGGATCGGCAACGGTGGTGGCGCTCCTACTAGCGGCCGCAGCGATCGTGCGGTCCGGACTCTTCCCGCTGCAAGGCTGGCTGCCCGAGACCGCCGAGGCGCCCTCACCGGTCTCGGCTTTCCTGCACGCCGGGATTGTCAACGGTGCCGGAATACTCGGGGCTTTGGCCTGGCCACTGTTTCGCGCGGCACCGGCAGTGCTGCTCGGCCTGGTCCTCGTTGGCATTGCCTCGGTCGCGATCGGTACCTGGGCCGCGCGGGTTCGCTCGGACGTCAAGGGTCAACTCGCCTGCTCGACGACGGCACAGATGGGGTACATGACCATCCAGCTCGGCGTTGGACTGCCTGCGGCAGCGATCGCCCACCTGATTGCGCACGGGTACTACAAGGCGTGGCTCTTCCTGCGTGCTGGTGGTGCCGTGACACGTGCCCGCTCCCGTTCCCGCGTGGCGGTCACTAGGTCGCGCAAAACGGACGCAGTAGCAGTGGGAGTTTCGGCCATCACGGTGGCAATCGGTGCGGCCATTGCTGCTCCGGCGGCGGTATGGTCCGTCTCGTCGCTGGGCAGCACGGCGCTGTTGCCGCTTCTCCTTGCTCTGGCGACTGCCGTCGTCGGTGTGGTCGCCGTCCTTCGCTCGGCGAGGTCCTCGGCCCTGGTGGTCGCGATGGTTGCTGGAGCAGCCGGACTGGCCGTCGGCACCTATCAGTGGTTGCTGTTCGGCTGGGAAGGGCTGCTCGCAAGCTCAATCCCGCTCGGTGCCGCCTGGTCCAGTGCCGTCGGAATCCTGCTACTCGCGGTGGTCGCGCTGGCCGCGATCGGCATCGCGATTGGTGCTCAATGGATAACCTCGCGACCCGCTGGCGTGCTGGCGGTAAGGGTCGGGGCCACTGCGCTCGCCCCGCACACCCGCAAGTGGATCGGGGTGGCGGCCTGGCCGACGACCGCTGCCAGCGATCGAACCTCGGCCGAACAGTCATCAGTCATTGCCATCGACACCGTCCAGGCACTGGTCGAGGCGACCGCGGCGGTGTGTGCTCCCAACTGGCCGCTGCGGACGTTCGTCGCCGCAAACCCGATGGCGCCTTTCGAGCGGTTCCCGTTTCCCGAGGCTGCTCGCATTGCCGGCCAGCGGTATGGGGCCAACGCCTACCTACCGTTGCCGTCCTACGCGGCTCTGCACGCCAGCGGCCGTATCAGCGAGGCATCACTTCAGCAAGCCGTGAACGACCATCGGGCTGCTCGCGGTGAGTCGACCGGTGCGGTGCCTGACCCAGCTCTGGTCGCGCAGTTGATTGCGCGCGCGGCGGCAAGTGGCCGGGCAGCATCAGCCCAGCGCGAACCAACGCGTACTCGCCTCGTGGATGGACTTTCGGTGCGCTCGTCGGGGGCTGCCCTAGGCGACCTCGTTGCCGAGCACGCGGCGATTTGGTGCCAGCGCGCCTGGGCCGCTGCCCAAGCCGGCGAGACCGACCCATTTCGGCTGTGGCGCACTGCCGCAGCGACTCCGGCGTATGACCGCGCCGTTGGAGTTCGGGGTGTCAGCGAGCTCGTCGCGCAACTGCCGACCGATCCAGCGGCGGCATTGGTGGTGTTGCTGGACAAGACGGGCTTGCCCGCCAACTGCCTTTTCGACTACGTCTGCGACCTCCTCCTAGCTGGACCTGGCTGGGCCGCACACGCGCACTGGCGTGGGCGTGAGGCTGGGACCAACGACGCGTTGGTATCGCTGATTGCCCTGCGCTGTGCTCTGGATGTGTTTGTTGCTGGGACTGCGGCAGGGGGATCCGCGCGCCTGGATCAGCACCATCCGCATGGCGCGGAATCGCTGATCGAACCAGACTCGCTCACTCCGATGACTGATTGGATGGACGACGCTCAGATCTGGCAAGCAGCCCTTGAATCGACCTATCGCAACGAGCTGGTCTCGCAACTGCGCGGTCAAGTCGATCGCGCCAGCGGGGCCCAACATGGCGACGCCACCGGACGGCCGGACGCACAGCTGATGTTCTGCATCGACGTGCGATCGGAGCGATTCCGTCGGGCAATCGAGTCGACTTCCGGTGACTACCGAACATTCGGCTTCGCTGGATTCTTCGGTGCGGCGCTGCAGTACCAGCCCGAACCTGGGATCAGCTTCGACCAATGCCCGGTGCTGATCAAGCCGTCGCATGTGATTCGTGGGAACGGCGCATCCGTCGATTCCTTCCGATCCACGGTCCGCACTGCTGTGCTTGCGACCACTAGCGCGCCAGTCACTCCGCTGCTGGTCGCTGAGGCGGCAGGCCTGCTCTCCGGTGTTGCGAGCCTGTGCCAAACGGTGCTGCCGCGGCGCTGGAATCACCTCATGACCCAGTGGGGCGCGGTTACGGATCGCTGGGGTTCCCAACCGCTCACCGAAAGTCGAGGGACCCAAGCCGACGAGTCCGGACTCCCGATCGGGCTCGACACGGACGCGAGAGTGGCGCTGGCTGCTGGTGCGCTGGGCGCCATTGGTCTGGTCGACTCGTTCGCGCCCTTGATCGTCGTGTGTGCCCACGCCGCAACCACCGAGAACAATGCATTTGCGGCCGGTTACGACTGCGGCGCGTGCGGCGGCAACGGTGGTCACGTCAACGCACGGACGTTGGTGGACGCAATCAACGATCGCGAGGTTCGTCGTCGCTTGGCGGATCAGGGAATCCAGATCCCGGACGACACGGTTGCAATCGCCGCAGCCCACAACACCACCACTGATGTGGTTGAGCTCGATCCGGCGTACGTCCCGAACCCTCAGCACCGTGAGCAGGTCGCCCGGCTAGTGCGGGACTTGGGTGCAGCGCGTGAGTCGGCTTTGGTCGAGAGACTCCCCTTGCTGCCCCATTCGCAGACGCCTGGCCGGACCGTCAGTGCTCGCGCCGCGAGCGTCGAACGGCGGGCGCTGGACTGGTCACAGCCATTCCCCGAGTGGGGTTTGGCCGGCAACGCCGCATTTGTCATCGGACCGCGGGCGCTCACCAGCAACCTGGATCTGGCCGGCCGGGTGTTCCTGCACTCGTACAACCCGGACCTGGACCCGAACAACGACATCCTCGCCACCTTGCTGACAGCACCGGCAGTGGTCACCCAGTGGATCAACAGTCAGTACTACTTCTCGAGCGTCGACCCGCAACGGTTCGGCGCTGGCGACAAAACCACACACAACGTCGTCGGTGATGTCGGGGTTGTCTCCGGCGCTCATGGTGACCTGAAACTGGGACTCCCATGGCAAGCGGCATTCTCGGCTGATCCTCGATACAACGAGGGCACAGGTATGCATGAGCCGCTGCGGCTGCTGATCGTCGCTTGGGCCAGTCCCGCCGCCGTTAGCTCTGTCATCGCCGATCATGCGAACTTGCAGGACCTGTTCGCCAATGGTTGGGCATCACTGGCCGCAATCGATCCACCCACCGGGCAGGTCTGGCGGCTGACACCGTCGCTGCAGTGGCGGCCGTGGGTCGAGTCCAACGACGCGGCGGCGGTGATCTCATGA
- a CDS encoding alpha/beta hydrolase, whose product MQTRLADDAGPSLARKAGRWLVAALPAALAGLLAGWLIPRGPVTTTQAVTALLVALLVGAGTGWLLRSRWAIALAPAVFVIIFELARMRVAGPTVDAVRLDGIYGVMALVAGRGVDAVLILLPMAVGASYGAALVRRYRMSNPQPRRWLWVRRILLGTATVAVVALFAGLLRPASTAPIVGADGAAIQGSIAELVDVPINGHDQAIMLRGVSADAPVLLYLEGGPGGTGIGRIRNSGEELEKSFVVATWDQRGTGKSYDSLEPTSTLTVDQMVQDTLAVTNYLRERFNEQKIYVVASSWGTIIGTLAVQQSPDLFHAYIGTGQMVDPFATDKLMYAESIADAEARGDQAAAATLRAMGEPPYDDTLDYPVAIASNPKWMNFEHGADYHASSEYPASLFVSEYSLIEQLRGMAAIAETYAVLYPQLADTDFRTQVPRLDVPVYLVEGRYEAAGRETLARQWFKELSAPTKEYIYFDHSGHTPPYDEPGKLAELMREIVSSTQDGPS is encoded by the coding sequence ATGCAGACCCGACTCGCTGACGACGCGGGGCCTTCACTGGCACGCAAGGCAGGTCGGTGGTTGGTGGCCGCATTACCCGCCGCGCTGGCCGGTCTCCTCGCAGGGTGGTTGATCCCCCGCGGCCCGGTGACCACTACGCAGGCGGTCACAGCTTTGCTCGTGGCACTGCTGGTGGGCGCAGGGACGGGCTGGCTGCTGCGATCGCGATGGGCAATCGCGCTGGCACCGGCGGTTTTTGTGATCATTTTCGAACTGGCCCGGATGCGCGTCGCCGGCCCGACCGTTGATGCTGTGCGACTCGACGGTATCTACGGCGTGATGGCGTTGGTCGCAGGCCGCGGTGTCGATGCAGTGCTCATCCTGCTGCCGATGGCGGTGGGTGCGAGCTACGGCGCTGCGCTGGTACGCCGTTACCGGATGAGTAACCCGCAGCCACGTCGCTGGCTGTGGGTGCGCCGCATCCTGCTCGGGACGGCGACCGTCGCCGTGGTCGCGCTGTTCGCCGGCCTGCTGCGCCCGGCCTCCACCGCACCCATCGTGGGTGCCGACGGCGCTGCCATTCAGGGCAGTATCGCCGAACTCGTAGACGTCCCGATTAACGGGCACGATCAGGCGATCATGCTTCGCGGAGTCTCGGCCGATGCGCCAGTGCTGCTGTACCTTGAGGGCGGCCCGGGCGGTACCGGTATCGGTCGGATCCGGAACTCTGGAGAGGAGCTTGAGAAGTCCTTCGTGGTGGCGACCTGGGACCAGCGTGGGACAGGGAAGTCGTATGACTCCCTCGAACCGACCTCGACGCTGACCGTCGACCAGATGGTTCAAGACACGCTCGCCGTCACCAACTATCTACGTGAACGCTTCAACGAGCAGAAGATCTACGTGGTCGCCAGCTCGTGGGGAACCATCATCGGCACTCTGGCCGTGCAGCAGTCTCCCGACCTGTTCCATGCCTACATCGGGACCGGTCAGATGGTCGACCCGTTCGCCACCGACAAGCTCATGTATGCCGAATCCATCGCCGACGCTGAGGCACGCGGAGACCAAGCGGCGGCCGCGACGCTTCGGGCGATGGGCGAGCCGCCGTATGACGACACCCTGGACTACCCGGTCGCGATCGCCTCGAATCCCAAGTGGATGAACTTCGAGCACGGCGCCGATTACCACGCCAGCTCCGAGTACCCGGCCAGCCTGTTCGTCTCCGAGTACAGCCTGATCGAACAGTTGCGCGGCATGGCCGCAATCGCAGAGACCTATGCGGTGCTCTACCCACAGCTGGCCGACACCGACTTCCGGACCCAGGTGCCCCGCCTCGACGTGCCGGTCTACCTCGTGGAAGGACGGTATGAGGCCGCTGGCCGCGAAACCCTGGCTAGGCAGTGGTTCAAGGAACTCTCTGCGCCCACCAAGGAGTACATCTACTTCGACCACTCCGGACACACACCGCCCTACGACGAGCCCGGAAAGCTGGCCGAGCTCATGCGCGAGATCGTCAGCAGCACGCAGGACGGACCGTCATGA
- the ccrA gene encoding crotonyl-CoA carboxylase/reductase: MTAEHRHQQDVVGHFQSLPIPSDYMGVTVHASDANMFDGIPDRERDPRKSLHVEQVPTPEVGPGEALIAVMASSMNFNTVWASIFAPVSTFHFLKRYGRYSELTAKHDRPYHVLGSDLAGVVLRVGAGVTVWQPGDRVVAHCLSVELESPQGHDDSLLDPDQRTWGFETNFGGLAELALVKANQLLAKPEHLTWEESASVGLVNSTAYRQLVSRNGAGMKQGDNVLIWGASGGIGSFATQYALNGGAQPICVVSSPEKAEICRSMGAELVIDRSADGYRFWSDPHTQDYREIKRFGTHLRELTGGEDPDIVFEHPGRETFGASVYVARKGGTIVTCASSSGYTHEFDNRYLWMNLKRVVGSHFANYRESYEANRLVSKGAIHPTLSRTYNLLDTPEAAYVVHSNAHQGKVGVLCLAPSSGLGVRNPELRDTHLPAITRFASL, translated from the coding sequence ATGACGGCTGAACACAGACACCAGCAGGATGTAGTCGGCCACTTCCAGAGCCTTCCGATCCCGAGCGACTACATGGGTGTGACCGTTCACGCCAGCGACGCCAATATGTTCGACGGCATTCCCGACCGGGAACGCGACCCGCGCAAGTCGCTGCACGTCGAGCAGGTGCCAACCCCGGAGGTCGGGCCCGGCGAGGCACTGATCGCGGTCATGGCAAGTTCGATGAACTTCAACACGGTTTGGGCTTCAATCTTCGCGCCAGTATCGACTTTCCATTTCCTCAAGCGCTACGGCAGGTACTCGGAGTTGACGGCCAAGCATGACCGGCCCTATCACGTGCTGGGTTCTGACTTGGCTGGTGTTGTGCTGCGGGTCGGCGCGGGAGTCACGGTTTGGCAGCCCGGCGATCGGGTGGTCGCCCACTGTCTGAGTGTGGAGCTGGAGAGTCCACAGGGTCACGACGACTCGTTGCTGGATCCCGACCAGCGCACCTGGGGATTCGAGACCAACTTCGGTGGTCTCGCCGAGTTGGCACTGGTAAAGGCCAACCAGTTGCTGGCAAAGCCGGAGCACCTCACATGGGAAGAGTCCGCCAGCGTGGGGTTGGTGAACTCCACGGCGTATCGCCAGCTCGTCTCGCGCAATGGTGCTGGCATGAAGCAGGGCGACAACGTATTGATCTGGGGTGCCAGCGGCGGGATCGGGTCGTTCGCCACTCAATATGCGCTCAACGGTGGCGCCCAACCAATCTGCGTTGTGTCCAGCCCGGAGAAGGCCGAGATCTGCCGCAGCATGGGAGCCGAGTTGGTTATTGATCGCTCGGCCGACGGTTACCGTTTCTGGAGCGATCCGCACACACAGGACTACCGCGAGATCAAGCGGTTCGGCACGCACCTGCGCGAGCTCACCGGAGGTGAGGACCCAGACATTGTGTTTGAGCATCCGGGTCGTGAGACCTTCGGAGCCAGTGTCTATGTGGCGCGCAAGGGAGGGACCATCGTCACGTGCGCGTCGTCGAGCGGCTACACGCACGAGTTCGACAATCGCTACCTCTGGATGAATCTCAAACGCGTCGTAGGGTCGCACTTCGCCAACTACCGCGAGTCCTACGAGGCCAATCGACTAGTCAGCAAGGGTGCGATTCACCCGACCCTTTCCCGCACGTACAACCTGCTGGACACACCGGAGGCGGCATACGTGGTTCACAGCAACGCCCACCAGGGCAAGGTCGGAGTCCTGTGCCTTGCCCCCAGTTCCGGGCTGGGAGTCCGCAACCCCGAATTGCGCGACACACATTTGCCCGCCATCACTCGTTTCGCGAGCCTCTGA
- a CDS encoding AarF/ABC1/UbiB kinase family protein, with translation MFVNPRRSTAFRSARIAGLVTGLAARSSLTSLRARFDDDPAELRRKSRARNAESLRTTLGGMKGGALKAGQLLSTVDSLFPPDPDRTWTEALTTLQESNPPLDWTQVEPVLRRGLGDRWRDSLVEIDPVAVAAASIGQVHRGTWHDGRQVAVKVQYPFAKDVLLADLRALSVSLRLAGVVLPGLLAAPVVDELRLRAGEELDYVHEARAQREVAAAFAGSSRYSIPEVVAVADNVLVSEWLEGRPLVTVADDPKDERRRIASLYQGFALLAPARAGWLHADPHPGNFRVTPDGRLGVVDFGAVVAMPHGLPPAFGRLVRAFADESDADDAQAALVGAGLIRPGRNVDIDSLRAVMSPFSEPARHDDFAFSSSWLRSCFARNDAARDPDYTAAMGLNLPAEHLMTQRVWLGVIGVLCRLDVTLPVRPVLSELLPGFDSARD, from the coding sequence GTGTTCGTAAATCCGCGTCGCTCGACCGCGTTTCGGTCTGCCCGGATCGCGGGGCTGGTCACGGGGCTGGCCGCGCGTTCATCGCTGACCTCGCTGCGGGCCAGGTTTGACGATGATCCGGCCGAATTGCGTCGCAAGTCCCGTGCTCGCAACGCTGAATCCCTGCGCACGACGCTGGGCGGGATGAAGGGTGGCGCGCTCAAGGCCGGTCAGCTGCTCTCGACGGTCGACTCGCTGTTCCCACCGGATCCTGACCGCACCTGGACCGAGGCTCTGACCACCCTGCAAGAGAGCAATCCGCCGCTGGACTGGACTCAAGTCGAACCGGTCCTAAGACGGGGTCTCGGCGACCGGTGGCGCGACTCCCTGGTCGAAATCGACCCCGTCGCGGTGGCGGCAGCGTCGATCGGCCAAGTGCACCGTGGAACCTGGCATGACGGCAGGCAGGTGGCCGTCAAGGTGCAATACCCCTTCGCAAAAGACGTCCTGCTGGCCGACCTGCGCGCCTTGTCGGTGTCGCTGCGGCTGGCCGGGGTCGTCCTACCCGGTCTGCTCGCCGCACCCGTCGTCGACGAGCTGCGGCTGCGGGCCGGGGAGGAACTCGACTACGTCCACGAGGCTCGCGCACAACGCGAAGTCGCGGCAGCTTTCGCAGGGTCCAGCCGATACAGCATTCCCGAGGTCGTTGCCGTTGCGGACAACGTCCTGGTGAGTGAGTGGCTGGAGGGTCGCCCGCTGGTAACCGTCGCCGACGATCCCAAGGATGAACGGCGCCGGATTGCCTCGCTGTACCAAGGGTTCGCGCTGCTGGCACCCGCACGCGCGGGCTGGTTACACGCCGACCCGCACCCCGGCAACTTCCGGGTCACCCCAGATGGTCGCCTCGGCGTGGTTGACTTCGGCGCCGTCGTTGCGATGCCTCACGGCCTACCCCCGGCTTTCGGTCGACTCGTGCGCGCCTTCGCCGACGAGTCCGATGCGGACGACGCACAGGCGGCACTGGTTGGGGCCGGGCTGATCAGGCCAGGTCGAAATGTTGACATCGACAGCCTGCGAGCGGTTATGTCACCGTTTAGCGAACCCGCCCGCCACGACGATTTTGCATTCTCGTCGTCGTGGTTGCGCTCGTGCTTCGCCCGCAACGACGCAGCCCGCGACCCTGACTACACCGCCGCGATGGGGCTGAACCTGCCAGCGGAACACTTGATGACCCAGCGCGTCTGGCTCGGAGTGATCGGGGTGCTGTGCCGCCTCGACGTGACCCTGCCGGTACGGCCAGTCCTGTCCGAACTGCTGCCCGGGTTCGACAGCGCACGGGACTGA